A section of the Rhodobacter sp. genome encodes:
- a CDS encoding aminomethyl transferase family protein, whose amino-acid sequence MAVTSLESLIAANGGKTVEMLRNSKIGMYVYPVVAPEFSNWRVEQEAWRKSAVLFDQSHHMDEVIVEGPQATEFLAHHGINAFGNFALNRAKHYVPVTPAGHVIGDHIIFREREDKYILVGRAPTSNWLMFAAAYGSWNVRLRYDPRSPSRPEGERVLREHYRYQIQGPDAPAIFEKMNGGPIPDIKFFHVEWINIGSKKVQALRHGMSGAPGLEVWGPYKDKDYIHSTILQAARDAGVNLVQCGSRAYSTNTLESGWIPSPLPGIYTGDGMTKAYREWLGTDMYEAAGAIGGSFVSDNIEDYYVNPFELGYDFYIGWKKDDFVGKAALEKIKAEGPKRKKVTFEWNRDDVLKVIASSFEQGTPYKWIDFPQPNYASSSADMIVNDAGKMVGMSMFNGYSFNERCLLSLGVVSNDVQVGDVLTLKWGEPTPTGKTSTEEHKQADIRVRVAPTPYSAEARVNYADSWRTRS is encoded by the coding sequence ATGGCTGTCACGAGCCTGGAATCCCTGATCGCGGCCAATGGCGGCAAGACCGTCGAAATGCTGCGCAATTCGAAGATCGGCATGTATGTCTATCCGGTCGTCGCGCCCGAATTCTCGAACTGGCGCGTCGAACAGGAGGCCTGGCGCAAGTCCGCGGTGCTGTTCGACCAGTCGCACCACATGGACGAGGTGATCGTCGAGGGGCCGCAGGCGACCGAGTTCCTGGCCCATCACGGCATCAACGCCTTCGGGAACTTCGCGCTGAACCGCGCCAAGCACTATGTGCCCGTCACGCCCGCCGGCCACGTCATCGGCGACCACATCATCTTTCGCGAGCGCGAGGACAAATACATCCTGGTCGGCCGCGCGCCGACCTCTAACTGGCTGATGTTCGCCGCCGCCTATGGCAGCTGGAACGTGCGCCTGCGGTATGACCCCCGTTCGCCCAGCCGCCCCGAGGGCGAGCGCGTGCTGCGCGAGCATTACCGCTATCAGATCCAGGGCCCCGATGCGCCGGCGATCTTTGAAAAGATGAACGGCGGCCCGATCCCGGACATCAAGTTCTTCCACGTCGAATGGATCAACATCGGTTCGAAAAAGGTGCAGGCGCTGCGTCACGGCATGTCCGGCGCGCCGGGGCTGGAAGTCTGGGGTCCCTACAAGGACAAGGACTACATCCACTCGACCATCCTGCAGGCTGCGCGCGACGCCGGCGTCAACCTGGTCCAGTGCGGTAGCCGCGCCTATTCGACCAACACACTGGAATCGGGCTGGATTCCCTCGCCGTTGCCCGGCATCTACACCGGCGACGGCATGACCAAGGCCTATCGCGAATGGCTGGGCACCGACATGTACGAAGCGGCGGGCGCGATCGGCGGCTCGTTCGTTTCGGACAACATCGAGGACTACTACGTCAACCCGTTCGAACTGGGCTATGACTTCTACATCGGTTGGAAGAAGGATGACTTCGTCGGCAAGGCCGCGCTGGAGAAGATCAAGGCCGAAGGACCCAAGCGCAAGAAGGTGACCTTCGAGTGGAACCGCGACGACGTGCTGAAGGTCATCGCCTCGTCCTTTGAGCAGGGCACCCCCTACAAGTGGATCGACTTCCCGCAGCCCAACTATGCCTCGTCCTCGGCCGACATGATCGTCAACGACGCGGGCAAGATGGTCGGCATGTCGATGTTCAATGGCTACAGCTTCAACGAACGCTGCCTGCTCAGCCTGGGTGTGGTCAGCAACGACGTTCAGGTGGGCGACGTGCTGACGCTGAAATGGGGCGAGCCGACGCCGACCGGCAAGACCTCGACTGAAGAGCACAAGCAGGCGGACATCCGCGTGCGCGTGGCGCCGACGCCCTATTCGGCCGAGGCCCGCGTCAACTATGCGGACAGCTGGCGCACGCGCAGCTGA
- a CDS encoding alpha/beta fold hydrolase — translation MTTTLLIPGLLCDRFCWEAVLARLPAEVADLSTQDDLTQMARDLLQRHPGALRVAGHSMGARVAMEMARLAPDRIERLALLDTGIHPLRAGETEKRDEIVRFAFDNGMRALADRWLPPMVWQGNQTDTALMDGLRAMVLRMTPELHARQIRALVNRPDAAATLGQVACPVLLMVGRHDQWSPVAQHEDMLALLPGARLEIIEDAGHFAPVERPGAVADILVPFLRD, via the coding sequence ATGACGACGACGCTGCTGATCCCCGGCCTTCTGTGCGACCGCTTCTGCTGGGAGGCCGTTCTGGCGCGCCTGCCGGCCGAGGTGGCGGACCTGTCCACGCAGGACGACCTGACGCAGATGGCGCGCGATCTTCTGCAACGCCACCCGGGCGCGCTGCGCGTGGCCGGGCATTCGATGGGCGCGCGGGTGGCCATGGAAATGGCGCGTCTCGCCCCCGACCGGATCGAGCGGTTGGCGCTGCTGGACACCGGCATCCACCCTCTGCGCGCGGGCGAGACGGAAAAGCGCGACGAGATCGTGCGCTTTGCCTTTGACAACGGGATGCGGGCCCTGGCCGACCGCTGGCTGCCGCCCATGGTCTGGCAGGGGAACCAGACCGACACCGCGCTGATGGACGGGCTCAGGGCGATGGTGCTGCGCATGACGCCCGAACTGCACGCCCGCCAGATCCGGGCGCTGGTGAACCGCCCCGACGCGGCGGCGACGCTGGGGCAGGTCGCGTGTCCGGTGCTGCTGATGGTGGGCCGGCACGACCAGTGGTCGCCGGTCGCCCAGCACGAGGACATGCTGGCGCTGCTGCCCGGGGCGCGGCTGGAAATCATCGAGGACGCGGGCCATTTTGCCCCCGTCGAACGGCCCGGGGCGGTGGCCGACATCCTGGTCCCGTTCCTGCGGGACTGA
- a CDS encoding thiol oxidoreductase: MSRTGLLRTRVWLTRAWLTVALLLGTLPVPAPAQAQDLRDLHLNALPRTPSEAARVATVVAPPQDPTQPQRFARRSGGAATVRVRPGTDAFSQPSANLAFEDQMRFRLGNGLFTRLWVSAPSSTIASDGLGPMFNARGCQSCHLMDGRGHPPVAGTDGAMTMFLRLSIPAPQGTAGPSGIADWLATLPDPVYGRQLQDLAIQGQTPEGRVAVTWTDVPVTLEGGEVVTLRRPDWRAEGLQYGPLAPHAMLSARVAPQMIGLGLLEAIATEDILALADPLDADGDGISGRPAIVWSPEFDAPMLGRFGYKGGSATVRQQSAAAFLGDMGLSTTLFPDGQGECTEAEVDCRAAPDGGDPEQGGVEVSDEALDLVTFYARNLGVPARRDLDDPEVLRGRTIFHQLQCAGCHHPAFVTARLQDRPEQSFQLIWPYTDLLLHDMGEGLADNRPEGRATGREWRTPPLWGIGLTRQVSGHSFFLHDGRARSLIEAILWHGGEAQAPRDAVVALAPDDRAALIRFLESL, from the coding sequence ATGTCGCGAACCGGCCTCTTGCGGACGCGGGTCTGGCTGACGCGGGCTTGGCTGACGGTGGCGCTGCTGCTGGGCACCCTGCCCGTGCCGGCGCCGGCGCAGGCGCAGGACCTGCGAGACCTGCACCTGAACGCCCTGCCCCGCACCCCGTCCGAGGCCGCGCGCGTGGCCACGGTCGTCGCCCCGCCCCAGGACCCCACCCAGCCGCAACGCTTCGCGCGGCGCTCGGGCGGGGCGGCGACGGTGCGGGTGCGTCCGGGCACGGATGCCTTCTCGCAACCCTCGGCCAATCTGGCGTTCGAGGACCAGATGCGCTTTCGGCTGGGCAACGGGCTGTTCACCCGACTGTGGGTTTCGGCGCCCTCGTCCACCATCGCCTCGGACGGTCTGGGCCCGATGTTCAACGCGCGCGGATGCCAGAGCTGCCACCTGATGGACGGGCGCGGGCACCCGCCGGTTGCGGGCACGGACGGCGCCATGACGATGTTCCTGCGCCTGTCGATCCCCGCGCCCCAGGGCACCGCCGGCCCCTCGGGCATTGCCGATTGGCTGGCCACCCTGCCCGACCCGGTCTATGGCCGGCAATTGCAGGACCTGGCGATCCAGGGCCAGACCCCCGAGGGCCGCGTCGCCGTCACCTGGACCGATGTCCCCGTCACGCTCGAGGGGGGCGAGGTGGTCACCCTGCGCCGCCCGGACTGGCGGGCCGAAGGGTTGCAATACGGTCCCCTGGCGCCGCACGCGATGCTGAGCGCCCGGGTCGCGCCGCAGATGATCGGACTGGGCCTGCTCGAAGCCATCGCGACCGAGGACATCCTGGCCCTGGCCGATCCCCTCGACGCGGACGGCGACGGGATCTCGGGGCGGCCGGCGATCGTCTGGTCGCCCGAATTCGACGCCCCGATGCTGGGCCGATTCGGCTACAAGGGCGGCAGCGCGACGGTGCGTCAGCAAAGCGCGGCCGCGTTCCTGGGCGACATGGGGTTGTCCACCACCCTGTTCCCCGACGGCCAGGGCGAGTGCACCGAGGCCGAGGTCGATTGCCGCGCCGCCCCCGATGGCGGCGACCCGGAACAGGGCGGGGTCGAGGTCAGCGACGAGGCGCTCGATCTGGTCACCTTCTACGCCCGAAATCTGGGCGTGCCGGCGCGGCGCGACCTGGACGACCCCGAAGTGCTGCGCGGGCGCACGATCTTTCACCAGTTGCAATGCGCGGGTTGCCACCACCCCGCCTTTGTCACCGCCCGCTTGCAGGACCGTCCCGAGCAGAGCTTCCAGCTGATCTGGCCCTACACCGACCTTTTGCTGCACGACATGGGCGAAGGTCTCGCCGACAACCGCCCCGAGGGACGCGCCACGGGCCGCGAATGGCGCACGCCGCCGCTGTGGGGGATCGGGTTGACGCGGCAGGTCAGCGGGCACAGTTTCTTCCTGCACGACGGGCGCGCGCGCTCGCTGATCGAGGCGATCTTGTGGCATGGCGGCGAGGCCCAGGCCCCGCGCGACGCCGTGGTCGCCCTCGCCCCCGACGACCGCGCCGCCCTGATCCGATTCCTGGAGAGCCTCTGA
- a CDS encoding GntR family transcriptional regulator, giving the protein MTESKSVNLTKRATYELRQKIIHGGLPGGTRLYEVALSEELQISRTPVREAMSRLAEEGLLERASGGGFQVRSFTLRDVTDAIELRGVLEGTAVRLAAEQGADPLKIKEIKGLLDRLDQCFARDGDQVDFDVYSELNGQFHARLAGLCQSPVILRELERVKSLPFASPSAFVLGQAENARSHRSLIQAQAQHRAMVQAIEAREGARAEAIAREHARIARGNLEDTFVSDLQASDGVPGLSLIVR; this is encoded by the coding sequence ATGACGGAATCGAAAAGCGTCAATCTGACCAAGCGCGCGACCTACGAGTTGCGCCAGAAGATCATTCACGGCGGTCTGCCCGGCGGCACCCGGCTTTACGAGGTCGCGCTGTCCGAGGAGTTGCAGATTTCGCGCACGCCGGTGCGCGAAGCAATGTCGCGGCTGGCCGAGGAGGGGCTGCTGGAGCGGGCCTCGGGGGGCGGGTTCCAGGTGCGCAGCTTTACTCTGCGCGACGTGACCGACGCCATCGAGTTGCGCGGCGTTCTGGAGGGGACGGCGGTTCGGCTGGCCGCCGAACAGGGTGCCGACCCTTTGAAAATAAAAGAAATCAAGGGTCTTCTGGATCGTCTGGACCAGTGTTTCGCGCGCGATGGCGATCAGGTCGATTTCGACGTCTACAGCGAGTTGAACGGACAGTTTCACGCCCGGCTGGCCGGCCTGTGCCAGAGCCCGGTGATCCTGCGCGAGTTGGAGCGGGTCAAGTCTTTGCCCTTTGCCTCGCCTTCGGCCTTTGTGTTGGGGCAGGCGGAAAATGCGCGGTCGCATCGGTCGCTGATCCAGGCGCAGGCGCAGCACCGGGCGATGGTCCAGGCGATCGAGGCGCGCGAGGGCGCGCGGGCGGAGGCGATCGCCCGCGAGCACGCGCGAATCGCGCGCGGCAACCTGGAGGACACCTTCGTTTCGGATTTGCAGGCCTCGGACGGGGTCCCCGGATTGTCGCTGATCGTGCGCTGA
- a CDS encoding TRAP transporter substrate-binding protein, giving the protein MLDFSTLRAAGAAAVAASMLAAPAGADTLRLAHWVPPQHTLTASTIEPLIAATQASGLEIQVYPGGELGAGPLEQYARALTGVADIVWGLEGYTSSQFPRTMIAELPGALPEGMNGYDMLWNAYDAGLLNDEFPGTRPLALWLSEPNVFIMRDHDIRTPADVAGLKIRVSGSAAAAAVEALGATPVQMPAGEIYNALQTGLIDGVITGASAIGDFRLDEVANSYTLGAPLGRISFYLVMNADRYASLPEGQRAALDAIAGRPLSASAEAGWNARAQQVIDQISATGDNTVYTLSADEAAAFGALTLPVRDQVVASVDDGAHVLAVMQGGN; this is encoded by the coding sequence ATGCTCGACTTCTCGACCCTTCGCGCCGCCGGTGCGGCGGCTGTTGCCGCCTCGATGCTGGCCGCGCCGGCCGGCGCCGACACGCTGCGCCTGGCCCACTGGGTGCCGCCGCAGCACACGCTGACGGCCTCGACCATCGAACCGCTGATCGCCGCGACGCAGGCCTCGGGCCTGGAGATCCAGGTGTATCCCGGCGGCGAGCTGGGGGCCGGCCCGCTGGAGCAATACGCCCGCGCGCTGACCGGCGTGGCCGATATCGTCTGGGGGCTGGAGGGCTACACCTCGTCGCAGTTCCCGCGCACGATGATCGCCGAGCTGCCCGGCGCGCTGCCCGAGGGCATGAACGGCTATGACATGCTGTGGAACGCCTATGACGCGGGCCTGCTGAACGACGAGTTCCCCGGCACCCGTCCGCTGGCGCTGTGGCTGTCGGAACCCAACGTGTTCATCATGCGCGACCACGACATCCGCACCCCCGCCGACGTGGCCGGGCTGAAGATCCGCGTGTCGGGTTCGGCGGCCGCCGCCGCGGTCGAGGCCCTGGGCGCGACCCCGGTGCAGATGCCCGCGGGCGAGATCTACAACGCGCTTCAGACCGGCCTCATCGACGGCGTCATCACCGGCGCCTCGGCGATCGGGGACTTCCGTCTGGACGAAGTCGCCAACAGCTACACGCTGGGCGCGCCGCTGGGCCGCATCTCGTTCTATCTGGTGATGAACGCCGACCGCTACGCCAGCCTGCCCGAAGGGCAGCGCGCCGCGCTCGACGCGATCGCCGGGCGCCCGCTGTCGGCCTCGGCCGAAGCCGGCTGGAACGCCCGCGCGCAGCAGGTGATCGACCAGATCAGCGCGACCGGTGACAACACCGTCTACACCCTGAGCGCGGACGAAGCCGCCGCCTTTGGCGCGCTGACGCTGCCGGTGCGCGACCAGGTCGTCGCCTCGGTCGATGACGGCGCCCATGTCCTGGCCGTGATGCAGGGCGGAAACTGA
- a CDS encoding TRAP transporter large permease, whose translation MSGFAIGMWGMGALFVLLALRIPVAFAMFAVGFVGISILNGWNAAMSYLATESFTLSTSAELVVVPLFILMGNVATETGMSRRLYDAAYAVIGSVRGGLASATVIGCGGFAALSGSSVASALTMGKVSLKEMDRFNYDPRLSTGAVAAGGTLGILIPPSTGFVIYAILTQQSIGRLFLAGVLPGLLLLLMFVLTVTAICWVNPAMGPAGPRTSLSEKARAMIGAVPILAVILITIGGIYTGVFSPVEASAVGAGLIIVIGLVARTLTLRAFWAAAKSSVTTTATVMLILIAAHMINPFLALSHIPQALGEFLIGLSLPPLAVLGLILACYLVLGCFLEGFAMLVLTMPIFFPIVQQLGFDPIWFGVLVVLTLEMGLISPPVGVNVFIVKSVAPNVDLNTIFRGVVPFWLAMIVTLVILVIFPQISLYLPDTMIN comes from the coding sequence ATGAGCGGTTTTGCCATCGGCATGTGGGGCATGGGCGCGCTGTTCGTCCTGTTGGCCCTGCGCATTCCCGTCGCCTTTGCCATGTTCGCGGTTGGCTTCGTGGGGATCTCCATCCTGAACGGCTGGAACGCGGCGATGAGCTATCTCGCCACCGAAAGCTTCACGCTGTCCACCAGTGCGGAACTGGTCGTGGTGCCGCTGTTCATCCTGATGGGCAACGTCGCCACCGAAACCGGCATGAGCCGGCGGCTCTATGATGCGGCCTATGCCGTCATCGGATCGGTGCGGGGCGGGCTGGCCTCGGCCACGGTGATCGGCTGCGGCGGGTTCGCGGCGCTGTCGGGCTCGTCGGTCGCCTCGGCGCTGACCATGGGCAAGGTGTCGCTGAAGGAAATGGACCGCTTCAACTATGACCCCCGGCTGAGCACGGGCGCGGTCGCGGCGGGCGGCACGCTGGGGATCCTGATCCCGCCCTCGACCGGGTTCGTGATCTACGCGATCCTGACCCAGCAAAGCATCGGCCGGCTGTTCCTGGCGGGCGTCCTGCCCGGGTTGCTGCTGCTCTTGATGTTCGTGCTGACGGTGACGGCGATCTGCTGGGTGAACCCGGCGATGGGCCCCGCCGGTCCGCGCACCTCGTTGTCCGAAAAGGCGCGCGCGATGATCGGCGCGGTGCCGATCCTGGCGGTCATTCTCATCACCATCGGCGGCATCTACACGGGCGTGTTCTCGCCGGTCGAGGCCTCGGCCGTGGGGGCCGGGCTCATCATCGTGATCGGCCTGGTGGCCCGGACCCTGACCTTGCGGGCGTTCTGGGCGGCGGCAAAATCCTCGGTCACGACGACCGCCACGGTGATGCTGATCCTGATCGCCGCGCACATGATCAATCCGTTCCTCGCGCTCAGCCACATTCCGCAGGCGCTGGGCGAATTCCTGATCGGGTTGAGCCTGCCGCCGCTGGCGGTCCTGGGCCTGATCCTGGCCTGCTACCTGGTGCTGGGGTGCTTCCTGGAAGGCTTTGCCATGCTGGTGCTGACCATGCCGATCTTCTTCCCGATCGTCCAGCAACTGGGCTTTGATCCGATCTGGTTCGGCGTTCTGGTGGTGCTGACGCTGGAAATGGGGCTGATCTCGCCGCCCGTGGGGGTCAACGTGTTCATCGTCAAGTCGGTGGCGCCGAATGTCGATCTGAACACGATCTTCCGGGGCGTGGTGCCGTTCTGGCTGGCCATGATCGTCACGCTGGTGATCCTGGTGATATTCCCGCAGATCTCGTTGTATCTGCCCGATACGATGATCAACTGA
- a CDS encoding methylenetetrahydrofolate reductase: MALFNLRSNKGASDKSETLAGFLDGASIEVMPRTAAKIDSFAPLLPAGTRVYVAHIEGTSVEEMAETVGRLAADGFAPMPHVPARAIASHAALVDRLTRYRAAGAEQALVLAGNDATPAGPFASSLDMLETGVFQDLGYSRLHVAGHPEGNKDIDRKGGTSEVDRALLWKQDFAARTGIAMAVTTQFAFDAGPVIAWAERLSAMGVTLPIHLGAAGPTKLQTLIKYAVACGVGPSMAVLQKRALDLSKLLVPFAPTELLTEVADYKAAHPGSLIDRVHLFPLGGIKATAEWLNEARQV; the protein is encoded by the coding sequence ATGGCCCTGTTCAACCTGCGCTCAAACAAGGGCGCGTCCGACAAGAGCGAGACTCTGGCGGGTTTCCTCGACGGGGCCTCGATCGAGGTGATGCCCCGCACCGCCGCCAAGATCGACAGCTTCGCCCCGCTGCTGCCCGCCGGCACCCGGGTCTATGTCGCGCATATCGAGGGCACCTCGGTCGAGGAGATGGCCGAGACCGTCGGCAGGCTGGCCGCGGACGGGTTCGCGCCGATGCCGCACGTGCCCGCGCGCGCGATCGCCTCGCATGCGGCGCTGGTGGACCGTCTGACGCGCTATCGCGCGGCCGGGGCCGAACAGGCGCTGGTGCTCGCGGGCAACGACGCGACGCCGGCGGGGCCGTTCGCCTCGTCCTTGGACATGCTGGAAACGGGGGTGTTCCAGGACCTGGGCTACAGCCGTCTGCATGTCGCCGGCCACCCCGAGGGCAACAAGGACATCGACCGCAAGGGCGGCACGTCCGAGGTGGACCGCGCGTTGCTCTGGAAGCAGGATTTCGCCGCGCGCACCGGTATCGCGATGGCGGTTACCACGCAGTTTGCCTTTGACGCGGGGCCGGTGATCGCCTGGGCCGAGCGGTTGTCGGCGATGGGCGTGACCTTGCCGATCCATTTGGGCGCGGCCGGCCCGACCAAGTTGCAGACGCTGATCAAATACGCCGTCGCCTGCGGTGTCGGCCCGTCGATGGCGGTGCTGCAAAAACGCGCGCTGGACCTGTCGAAACTGCTGGTGCCCTTTGCCCCGACCGAGTTGCTGACCGAGGTCGCCGATTACAAGGCCGCGCATCCCGGCAGCCTGATCGACCGGGTGCATCTGTTCCCGCTGGGGGGCATCAAGGCCACGGCCGAGTGGCTGAACGAGGCGCGCCAGGTCTAG
- a CDS encoding imelysin family protein, translating to MRLPLALCLLASPALADAGAVMDRQITPGTAAFTAAAATLAQAAGDDCLPASVAPAWNGAWDAWLGIAHFRLGPQENAALDIAFWPDDRGTGRRTLARMIAAGDPMGQTPQGVAQISAAARGLSGLETLLFDPDFNTYATGSYSCTLVAALAQDLATQAADLETAWAAYAPLLRAPGAPGNATYLSPREADGAIFTQVMAGIEFDADQRLGRPMGTPDRPRPGHAESWRAGRSLRNLVLSLDALRLTAEALSDAPIDRVEAAFDTAAYFAGAISDPGFQDAADPMGRLRLESLQGRIAAIGVALEQDIGEPLGIAPGFNSLDGD from the coding sequence ATGCGCCTGCCCCTCGCCCTTTGCCTTCTGGCCAGCCCTGCCCTAGCCGATGCCGGGGCCGTCATGGACCGCCAGATCACCCCGGGCACGGCCGCCTTCACCGCAGCCGCCGCGACCCTGGCCCAGGCGGCCGGGGACGATTGCCTGCCCGCCAGCGTCGCGCCCGCCTGGAACGGCGCCTGGGACGCCTGGCTGGGCATCGCGCATTTCCGGCTGGGCCCGCAGGAAAACGCCGCGCTCGACATCGCCTTCTGGCCCGACGACCGCGGCACCGGGCGGCGCACCTTGGCACGCATGATCGCGGCCGGCGACCCGATGGGCCAGACCCCGCAGGGGGTGGCGCAGATCTCGGCCGCGGCGCGCGGTTTGTCGGGCCTGGAAACCCTGCTTTTCGACCCCGATTTCAACACCTACGCCACCGGCAGCTACAGTTGCACGCTGGTCGCCGCGTTGGCGCAGGACCTGGCCACGCAGGCCGCCGACCTTGAAACCGCCTGGGCCGCCTATGCGCCGCTGCTGCGCGCGCCCGGCGCGCCCGGAAACGCGACCTACCTGTCCCCGCGCGAGGCAGACGGCGCGATCTTCACGCAGGTGATGGCCGGGATCGAGTTCGACGCGGACCAGCGGCTGGGCCGTCCCATGGGCACGCCCGACCGCCCCCGCCCCGGCCATGCGGAAAGCTGGCGCGCCGGCCGCAGCCTGCGCAACCTCGTTCTGTCCCTCGATGCGCTGCGCCTGACCGCCGAGGCCCTGTCGGACGCCCCGATCGACAGGGTTGAGGCCGCGTTCGACACCGCCGCCTATTTCGCCGGGGCAATCAGCGACCCCGGATTTCAGGATGCCGCCGATCCGATGGGCCGCCTGCGGCTGGAATCCCTGCAAGGGCGCATCGCCGCGATCGGCGTCGCGCTGGAGCAGGATATCGGCGAACCGCTGGGCATCGCGCCCGGCTTCAATTCCCTGGATGGCGACTGA
- a CDS encoding TRAP transporter small permease, with the protein MIAARATALAAVLGTVGLIAEVVVILIDVTGRYFGHPLTGAQDITQMSMLVLVFGGMALCDRQGGHIAVDVFERAFPGWLIRLGDLAAALVGAAIFAGVAYNMWFSARMSVMLHQSTNILYLPFAWFKYYIVATSAITAFGMALRFLVLLTGGRVVRETATGDHAT; encoded by the coding sequence ATGATTGCGGCCAGGGCGACAGCCCTGGCCGCGGTTCTGGGGACGGTGGGTCTGATCGCCGAAGTCGTGGTGATCCTGATCGACGTCACCGGGCGCTATTTCGGCCATCCGCTGACCGGTGCGCAGGACATCACGCAGATGTCCATGCTGGTGCTGGTCTTCGGGGGCATGGCGCTCTGCGACCGTCAGGGCGGGCATATCGCCGTTGACGTGTTCGAGCGCGCCTTTCCCGGCTGGTTGATCCGGCTGGGCGATCTGGCCGCGGCGCTGGTGGGCGCGGCGATCTTTGCGGGGGTTGCCTACAACATGTGGTTCAGCGCCCGGATGTCGGTGATGCTGCACCAGTCCACCAACATCCTTTATTTGCCCTTTGCCTGGTTCAAATACTACATCGTCGCGACCAGTGCGATTACCGCCTTCGGCATGGCGCTGCGCTTTCTGGTGCTGCTGACCGGCGGACGGGTTGTCAGGGAAACGGCCACCGGGGATCACGCGACATGA
- a CDS encoding TIM barrel protein, which translates to MGGRARADRAAAGPAPTRRGARSGQRARDRTGPDAGLRGVLRLVGRHLRHHLAARQPAASIHGRWPLSGRHRTHRCLRAGALRRRLSHHRRAGRLAQHPGRCAARAGAARPGVGQPHRDAVRRFSANLGFLWADLPLPHAIRAAHAAGFDAVECHWPYATPPGTLRAALIETGLAMLSLNTRPGDTGRGDFGLSALKGRETEARDAVDEALRYATETGTRAVHVMAGRNGDLDTFLATLAHACDAALPLGLTILIEPLNRFDAPGYLLETTDQAAAILDRLARPNLRILFDCYHVARTEGDVRAAFDRHRNRIGHVQFAAVPDRGPPDHGAIDYPTLLARLDWPLPFGAEYRPLGPTDTTLGWMAACR; encoded by the coding sequence ATGGGAGGGCGCGCCCGAGCGGACCGTGCCGCTGCTGGGCCTGCACCGACGCGGCGCGGCGCCCGTTCTGGCCAGCGCGCCCGCGACCGAACAGGCCCGGATGCAGGGCTACGCGGCGTCCTGCGCCTGGTCGGGCGACACCTTCGCCATCACCTCGCCGCGCGGCAACCGGCTGCATCGATTCACGGCAGATGGCCGCTTTCTGGGCGCCACCGAACGCACCGATGTCTGCGGGCTGGCGCCCTGCGACGGCGGCTTTCTCACCACCGACGGGCGGGGCGGCTTGCTCAGCATCCAGGCCGGTGTGCCGCACGCGCTGGGGCTGCGCGACCGGGCGTGGGACAACCACATCGTGACGCTGTGAGGCGGTTCTCGGCCAATCTCGGTTTCCTGTGGGCCGACCTGCCCCTGCCGCACGCGATCCGCGCCGCCCATGCGGCGGGTTTCGACGCGGTGGAATGCCACTGGCCCTATGCCACCCCGCCCGGAACGCTGCGCGCGGCCCTGATCGAGACCGGGCTCGCGATGCTCAGCCTCAACACGCGGCCCGGGGACACGGGGCGCGGCGACTTCGGCCTGTCCGCCCTCAAGGGCCGCGAGACCGAGGCCCGCGACGCGGTGGACGAGGCCTTGCGCTATGCCACCGAGACCGGCACGCGGGCGGTGCATGTGATGGCCGGCCGCAATGGCGACCTCGACACCTTCCTGGCCACGCTGGCCCATGCCTGTGACGCCGCCCTGCCGCTGGGGCTGACGATCCTGATCGAACCGCTCAACCGCTTCGATGCGCCGGGCTATCTGCTGGAAACCACCGATCAGGCGGCGGCGATCCTCGACCGGCTTGCCCGGCCCAACCTCAGGATCCTGTTCGACTGCTACCACGTCGCACGAACCGAAGGCGATGTGCGCGCGGCCTTTGATAGACACCGCAACCGCATCGGCCATGTGCAATTCGCCGCCGTGCCGGATCGCGGCCCGCCGGACCACGGCGCCATCGACTACCCGACGCTGCTGGCCCGGCTCGACTGGCCGCTCCCGTTCGGCGCCGAATACCGGCCCTTGGGGCCGACCGACACCACCCTCGGCTGGATGGCGGCGTGTCGATAG